In Plasmodium vivax chromosome 14, whole genome shotgun sequence, the genomic window atatataaaaaatatgaaaatcaATGTTGCGGTTCTAATTACATGAATTGTGGTGAATATTTTGATTGTAATTATGATCCGAATATTCTCATTAACGAATTAAATTGTAATGGTAACCAAACAGAAACTTCAGATTCTACATTGTCCGAGCCAGAGAAACCAGCAGAAACTACCACTTTAACAGAAATCGAAAAACTGAAACACAATATACTTAGATGTGCTACcgtagaaaaggaaaatgatgGAAGCGGAACTTTAGTATGTTCTGTATTTCGCTCATCCCCTGAttcttttgaaaattttggcGTAGAACCCACAGGAAGGGATTATACAGATGAAAATCAAGATTCTGAAAATGACAAGGTTGCAGAATCTTCTGACTTAGGAGATAGCGATACAATGCATCCTGAAAACGAAGCAGATGTAAGTggtattgaaaaaaaagaagaaaaattaaattgcaaagaaaaacatttagTAAGAGGACCAGAAGGTGATTGTGTAGAGCCTAATGTGCGTAATACTGGAAGCATTGGACTAAAGGTGGAAACTAATGATCCAATAACAAGAGTTAGGTTCCATTTAAAcagaattaataatattttttctaatttagAAGATAACAAGTTTCGCATTTCCGTGGGAGGTATGTTAACAGTAGGAATAATGATGACATTTTTCGTATATTACAAAGTAATtaaccattttatttttaaatataagcacatttttttgtaaaaaatttatagtTAGTAGGTATAGAGCATTAtaaattttgcatatttttccatttatatCGTAGTTTACTCCACTCGGATCCTGGTTTCGAAATAAgtttggaagaaaaaagaaaaattttcataattatcaTGGAAAACTTAAGCAAAATATACACCAACATGAATTTGCACCTGGAAGTATGAATGAACACACGGGGAGATTACGTGTCGCTTACCATCCTAAATGAGAGTCCTTTATTTATAGCGAGAcataaggagaaaataatttagaaGAGTGTTAATAACTGAATTAATCAGGTTATATATTGAACATTATTAGATAGGAGGAAATAAtacgaattaaaaatatatatattttacatttagaaaattttattataggTAAATATAGCATCTTCCTAATTTTaggtgttatttttatttaacttttt contains:
- a CDS encoding variable surface protein Vir24-related (encoded by transcript PVX_101565A), with the protein product MALEGFEFLSPTSDEENILKNLPSYKIHQKLNEEINKNDYDHYCTRINTYDSQYNGLSTLCKKVAKGLKELTAIDGLNQNADERCSNVTYWMYGQIWKKLNKMPDSINRKSAINIFKDVESTIYDATVGRGNSCYIEFEENFDEWNDQSILYDYNMNYSSILKCNKSHNKDNCKHYCKYVKYINDIYKKYENQCCGSNYMNCGEYFDCNYDPNILINELNCNGNQTETSDSTLSEPEKPAETTTLTEIEKLKHNILRCATVEKENDGSGTLVCSVFRSSPDSFENFGVEPTGRDYTDENQDSENDKVAESSDLGDSDTMHPENEADVSGIEKKEEKLNCKEKHLVRGPEGDCVEPNVRNTGSIGLKVETNDPITRVRFHLNRINNIFSNLEDNKFRISVGGMLTVGIMMTFFVYYKLVGIEHYKFCIFFHLYRSLLHSDPGFEISLEEKRKIFIIIMENLSKIYTNMNLHLEV